In Bradyrhizobium sp. 170, the DNA window CGGCCAACGCCCTCTGACGTAGTGTCTCCTGTTGTGCACCTTTGAGACATGCCGGCGGACACTGAGAATGTCTGTTCATCGGGGTAGACCGGAAGTCATCGGCGCACAGCCAGAACGACGCGATTGACCCATCTCCGACCTCAGCCCTCTGGCACCCCGGCTATGAGCACGATAAGTTGGGCATCTAGCGCGTTGGCGAGCCTCGATACGACTTCGTCCTGCATATCAAATAAGTCAGCAATGGGCTTGTCAAAGCGCTCGGCCCAAAGGTGACTGCCGGTTTCGGCGTCGACCAATTGCACGTTCACCCGGAGGCGGTTGCCACCACGTTGCACTGAGCCTTCGAGCACATAGCGAACGTTCAACTCACGTCCCAGCTTCTTTACGTCCACGGGTCTGCCCTTGAAGGTGAACGCGGTGTTGCGCGCAATCACGAACGCGCCATTGATGCGCGACAAGTCCGTAATTAGGCTTTCGGTCACGCCATCAACGAAAAAGTCTTGCTCGGGATCGCCGCCGATATTCGCGAACGGCAGCACCACGATGGAAAGGCGAGGCCCTGAAAGCGGGCTAGGCGCCGAGTCGCCGTTCTGCGCCGCCGAGCCAACCGGCTCAATTGCGGGCCTGTGCGCTTCCTGCACTGTACCAACGAAGCGGAAACCTTTGCGCGGCAATGTTTTGATTAAACGCTGCTTCTCGCCCGTGTCGCCAATTGCGCTGCGAGCGGCATTTAGGCGGGTCGTCAGCGCAGCATCTGAGACGATGCGTCCGTTCCAAACGGCGTTGATGAGGTCGTCTCTGCTTACCACGCGCTCCCTGTTGCGGATCAGGTATTCGAGCAGGTCAAAAACTTGCGGTGTGATCGACACCGCATCCGCCCCCCGATGCAGTTCGCGCCGTTCCGTATCAAATGTGTAATCCTCGAAGAGATAACGCAAGCTGCCATTCCCTCTCGGGGTCCACTCTGAAGCCCCTGGAGCACAAAGAATAAGCTGCCGGTAAGGGAAATGTAAGCCACCAGTTAAGCGCGCCAGCGCATCTTGCGGCAACTTGGCCCGGTGAACAGTCCAGACAGGACACACACCGCAATGAGCACGATCCAAGGGACCACCGAGCTGGGACCGACAACCGCAAAGCGACAGGTCTACAGTCCTCTCGAAACGTATTGGAATGCATTTCAGGAGTGGCGCAAGCGCCGGAGGCTGCAAACCGAATTGTGCCGCCTGACGGACAGCGAGCTTATGGACATTGGTATCACGCGCGGTGAGATCGACTACGTCGCCTCGAGCCACTCAATCTCACCCGATCCCCTCCGTTGGATGTCTGATATCGGCACCCTAAGATGACCGCCATAGGCACGCCGGGTTGCCGCTTTCCATTTTACGCCTCAGCGCTTGTGAGCTAAGTTCCGACGGTCATCACGAGCCGTGCGTACCTTATTCGTCCGCAAGCAGAGAGCTGGACATGCAGCCGATGAACGACATCTCTTTCGAGACAGCTCTGGGCGAGCGCGTCGAGGACATGCTCGACGCCTGCACGCGGTGCGGCAAATGTGTCGAGGTCTGTCCGAGCGTGAAACCTGCCGGCATCGCGGCCGCAAGTTCCGACGACATCATCAGCGGTGTGCTTGACATCGTGCGCAGCGGCGATGGCCCAGAGGCGTCGCGCAAATGGGCAGCGTCCTGCATGCGAAGCGGCGAGTGCATCAAGGCGTGCGACTACGGTGTCAATCCGCGCTTCCTGCTTGCCATGGCACGCCTCGCTATGGCGAAGGCCGATAGCGAGCTGCCCGACCGGCGGAGCCTGGGCGTGGAAAGGTACCGCGATCTCAGTCGCGATGTGATGGTGCTCTCGCGTTTGCAGCTCGATGGCGAGGTGCTGGAGCGGCTCGGCCAGAAATCAGCGTCAGTGTCGACACCCGTCGAGGCGCCCGACTTCGTGTTTTACACCGGCTGCAATGTGCTCAAGACGCCGCACATCGCGTTGCTTGCCCTCGATATCATGGATGCGCTCGGCATCACGTACCAGGTGATGGGCGGGCCAAGCCATTGTTGCGGCATCACGCAGCTAGGCCCCGGCGACATTGAGATGTCTGGACGTATGGGCTCGAACACGATGGAGAAGTTGTCGCACTCCAAGTCCGGCCAGGTGATCGCCTGGTGTCCTAGCTGCTACGTCCAGTTCACAGAATTGACACTGCCGACGATTGAACGACAGCGCGGCTCGCGGCCGTTCGAGATGACGCCGTTCATGCAATTTCTCGACGGCCGGCTTGCTCAGTTGAAGCCGCACTTGCAGCGACGGGTTGAAATGCGGGTCGCGCTGCACCGACATCCCGGCGTAGCAGGCGTCATGGAAGCCGCTGCTGAAATCTTGGGTGCAATCCCCGGCGTTGAACTCGTTGACCTCAAGCAGCCAGCAGTCGGCTTGCAGAGCGTCAATGTCGGCGTGCTTCCCGCGTTCAAACGCGAGTTGCAGCTTAACGAGCTCCAAGCGGCGTGCGACGCGGGCGTTGATGCACTGGTTGCGGTCTATCATTCCGATCATCGCGAACTGTGCGCTCACGAACGCGACTGGCCATTCCGTATAATTAACATCCTCGAAGTGGTCGGCGAGAGTATGGGGCTCCATCAGCACGATCGTTACAAGCAGCTCAAGATCATGCAGGATGCTGACCAGATCGTGTCCGAATGCAGCGACCTGATCGCGCAGCATGCGCTGGACGTCGGAAAGGCTCGCGACGTCGTTGTTAAAGCGATGCTCGGCGACCAACCTCTTCCCCTGAATCGTGGGTCACGCCCGGTGGAGCAAGGCGCGAGCGACGTGGCGTCGGCGTAGCTGCCTGACGTGGCACATCGCGTCATTTCGCTGCAATGCGTAATTTGGTCGCCATCCGGGCATAGCGAACATGGCCGGGCTTGCTGGAGGCCCGACCCCGTCGCGAATGACCCTGGCTGTGTGAAAACGCTGCGCTTGATGTGATTCGCGCGATATGATTCCCGCACGATTTGCGGGGGGCTCGGATGAAGCGCTTCGTTGAGGGTGCGGATCGTGGGCAGAGCACGCTGTTTCCTGAATGCGTGGAGGACTGGATCGACGCGGATAATCCAGTTCGCGTCATCGACGTCCTCGTCGACGACCTCGATCTGGCCGGACTCGGGTTTGGCGGGGTAGATCCCGAGTCAACCGGCCGGCCGTCGTACCATCCCTCGATTCTCCTCAAGCTTTACATTTACGGCTATCTAAACCGGGTTCAGTCCAGCCGGCGGCTGGAACGAGAGGCCGGGCGCAATGTCGAGGTGATGTGGCTGCTGGGTCGGCTCGCTCCCGATCACAAAACGATTGCGGACTTCCGCAAGGATAACGGCCTGGCACTACGCAAGGTATGTGCGCGCTTCGTCGAACTTTGTCGTCAGATGGGTCTTCTCACGACGGCGAGCGTCGCCATCGATGGCAGCAAGTTCAAGGCTGTGAACAACCGCGACAAGAACTTCACGCGGGCGAAGGTGGAACGGCGGCGTGCCCAGCTGGAGGAGAGCGTCGCGCGCTATCTGAGCCAACTTGACACGGCCGACCGGCAGGAGCCGACGGAGGCGCTGGCCGCGAAGGTAACAAGGCTTACCAAGAAGCTGGCGAAGCTGAAGGAGGAAATGGGCAAGCTTACCGTTTACGAAAAGCAGATGCTCGCTTCGCCTGACCAGCAAATCTCCTTGACCGATCCCGACAGCCGTTCGATGGCGACGAGCGGCCGCGGTTCCGGCGTCGTCGGCTACAACGTGCAGGTCGCCGTCGATACCGAGCATCATCTGATTGTGGCGCATGAGGTAACGAACAGCGGCTCAGATCGGGCGCAACTTGCCAATGGCCAAGCAGGCGAAGGGGGTTCTCAAGACCGAGACGCTCGAGGCCGTGGCCGATCGCGGCTACTTCAGCAGCACGGAGATCCTCGCGTGCCACGAGGCCGGCATCACGGTAACTCTGCCCAAGCCGCAGACGTCGGGCGCCAAATCGGAGGGGCGCTTCGGTAAGCAGGACTTTGCGTATTTGCCAGAGGAGGACGCCTATCGCTGTCCAGCTGGGGAGCGATTGCCGTATCGCTATACGAACGAAGAAGACGGCAAGATGCTACGGCGTTACTGGACCACAGCCTGTCAAAATTGTTCGCTCAAATCGCAATGCACGACCGGGCCAGAGCGGCGGATTACGCGATGGGAGCATGAGCATCTGCTCGAGGCTGTGCAGCAGCGCCTCGATGCAAACCCACAAGCCATGCGCCAGCGTCGCGAGACGGTCGAGCATCCGTTCGGCACGATGAAAGCCCGCATGGGGGCGACACACTTCCTCACCAAAACGCTCCCAAAGGTAGCCGCCGAGATGGCTCTCTCGGTCCTGGCCTATAATCTGACACGGGTCATGAACATCGTCGGGACCAAGCCGCTGATGGCTGCGATCGCGGCCTGAGACCGAGCCGGTCCTGGCTTCTCACCGACTCCCTCGGAAGGGAGTTTTTACACGGCCAAGACCCTGAGCGGACATTCGCACATCCCCTGACGGGGCGATGTCTCCGCTACGGTAGGCCGTTAGCATGCCAGCGGGACAAGACCACGTCAAACCAACTTGATTTGCTTTGCAAACGCGCCGTTCCCGGGCGATTTGGCGTCGTCTCAACGAACGAGGGGGTATTCATGGCCAATCCTACACCGACGAATGCCGCTGATGACACCGATCCGGAGCGGGTGGCTCCGGATATCACGAACACTACACCGGAAAACCAGGCGCCGACCTTCCGCAACCAGGACCAGGTCTGGCCGCACCGCGTCATCCGGCGCGGCGACGCAGTGCGGCCACTGCCACCGCACGCCCGTTCGCTCGCGGACCTGACGTTCGAGGTGGGCGGGGTGTGCGTCGGCCTCAGCGACTACATGGCCCGCCGCCGCACGGCCGGGCTGCTGATCCTCAAGCGCGGCGAGATTGCGCTGGAACGTTACGGCATGGGCAACGGCCCGGAGAGCCGGTGGGCCAGCATGTCGACCGCGAAGTCGATCACCGCGACGCTCGTCGGGGCTGCGCTCCACGATGGCGCGATCGGCAGCCTTGACGATCGCTGCGAGCAATACCTGCCGCGGATGCGCGGCTCGGCTTACGAGGGCGTCACGATTCGTAATCTCCTGCGGATGTGCTCCGGTGTGGCCTGGCGCGAGGAAAACGATGCAGACGGACGCTCAGAGGACTATCGCCTCGGCAAGGCCATGGTGAGCCGACGGCCAGGCTCCGTCCTGGACCTGCTATGCAAACTGCCGCGCGCTCATCCGCAGGGCGTCGTCTTCAACTACTCGACCGGCGAGAGCTGCCTGATTGGCGCGCTGGTCGCGGCCGCTACGGGCCAGCCCCTGGCCGACTACTGCGCTGAGACGATCTGGGGACCTGCCGGCATGGAGGCAGACGGGCACTGGCAACTCGAGTCCGAGGGCGGCCTGGAACTGGGCGGGCTTGGCGTCAGCGCGCGCCTGCGCGACTTCGGCCGCTTTGGTCAACTGGTGCTGGAGGACGGCGAAGCGTTCAACGGCCGACGCGTCCTGCCGCCCGGCTGGCGCGATCTCGCCGGACAGCCCGACAGCGCGCCCACTGGCTTCGGTCAGCTGATGCCTGGTTTGCCGGCGGGATATGGCTACCACTGGTGGGTGGCGCCGCACTTGCCGGGAGGCGTCAACAACGGCGCCTTTTCGGCGAATGGCGCCTACGGCCAGATCATCTTCGTCAATCCGGCCGAGCAGGTGGTCATCGCCATCTTGAGCGCGTGGCGTCAGTCTCAGGACAACGACGCCGCGGTCGAAATCGTCGCTATGATCAGAGCTGCGGTGCGCGCGCTGCGAACGGAGCCAGCGTCGTAGGCCCCGGCGCGGCGACATCCCTCGCCACTCTAGCCGACGGTGGAAACATCACCCCGCGGCGCCGGACCATGGGGAGTCGACCATGGTGGACAAGCAGACAATAAGAGCCGCCTATAGGCTGCGCTGCACGACGCTATTGGCCGATGTCCGGATGGCACCTTTGAGACATGGCTGACGGGCTCCTGGATTGTCCGGTTGTTAGGGAAGATCGGAAGTGACCGGCGCACCGTCAAGGCGACGCGAATGACCCATCTCGGAAGTCGGGCGGCCAAGTTTGCTGCGCTGTGATAAAGTCACTTCCGGTAAGCTGGCCTCACCGGCTCCAAAGGAGATATGTCCATCATGCTGGACCGCATTCTCGATGCAGCAACCGACAACCTCAGGTTCGCGAAGATTCTGGTCCAAATGGGTCTCGATCCGAACAACGTGACCTGGGACGCCATCTTCAACCGCCTGCTGGAAATCTTTCTGCACAACATCACGCTTGCCAATATGTTCGCCCTGGTCGGCGCGATCTTCTTTGTCGCTACATTGCTGACGCACACGATGGTGCCGCTACGGGTCGCGAACATGATCGGTTGCGCATTCTTCGCCATCTTCGGTGCGCTCACCGGAGCCGTCACGATCTTTCTTCTTTATCTCCTGATGATTCCCATCAATGCCTACCGTCTCCGTCAAATGCTCGCGCTGGTGAAGAAGGCGCGCACCGCAACACAGGGCGACATGTCGATGGAGTGGCTCAAGCCGTTCATGACCGACCGCAAGTATCGCAAGGGCGATATCTTGATGAAGAAGGGTGACGCAGCCAACGAAATGCTGCTGACCGTTACCGGCAAATTCCGGGTCATCGAAATCAACGTCGAACTTCCGCCGGGGCGTTTGATGGGCGAGCTTGGTTTCCTCACGCTCGACAACCGCCGGACCGCGACGATCGAATGTTTCGAGGATGGCCGCGTCCTGACTATCAGCTATGAAAAGCTGCTCGAGATCTACTTCCAAAACCCGCAGTTCGGCTATTACTTCCTTGTCTTGACCAGCCAGCGCCTGCTGGAAAATCTCGCGCGGGCCGAAGCCATCATCGCGCAGAACAAGATCGCGCCGCAGACGCCTTTCGCCAACTGACAGCGGTCCGAGGAGATTGATCCCGGCCGTCGCCTGCTCCGCCGCCGTCCTAATTCCCACTGGCTTCGCGCGCACGGCGCAGAACTCGAATTCGGGGATCTTTCCAAACGGATCGAGCGCCAGATTGGTGAGCAGATTGGCAACAGTCCTCCCGCTCATCCTTCGCTTGGCAGGGCTTGAAGTACCGATCATTGCACGCTGCCTGCGGCCATCGCCTCTAAAGCGAAGCCGAAAACAAGAGCGTCTTGCTGCAGTGCCTGAGTCCGCTTGTGGCACCCTTGAGACATGCCCGCCTGACCTAAGAATGTCCGTTCACCGGGGTAGACCGGAAGTCGCCGGTATCCGGCCAAACCGGCGCGATTGACCCTGGCTGTGTGAAAACGTCGCTGCTTTGCTATGATTCTCTCGTGATTCTGCGGGGGAAGCTGATGCGGCGCTTCGTTGAGCAGGCGGATCGTGGGCAGTGGACGCTATTGCCCGAATGCCTTGATGATTTCATTGACGAGAGCAACCCTGTTCGCGTGATCGACGTGTTTGTCGATACGCTCGATTTGGCTGAGATGAGCTTTGAGGGAGTGGAACCTGCGGCGACTGGTCGGCCATCGTACCACCCCTCGGTTCTCCTCAAGCTTTATATCTACGGCTATCTGAACCGGGTGCAGTCGAGCCGGCGGCTCGAACGCGAGGCCGGACGCAATGTCGAGGTCATGTGGCTGCTGGGTCGACTCGCACCTGATCACAAGACGATCGCGGACTTCCGCAAAGACAACGGCCTGGCGCTGCGCAGGGTATGTGCGCGCTTCGTCGAACTCTGCCGCGAGATGGGCCTCCTCGCGACGGCGAGCGTTGCCATCGATGGCAGCAAGTTCAAGGCCGTGAACAACCGGGACAAGAACTTCACGCGGGCGAAGGTGGAACGGCGGCGTGCCCAACTGGAGGAGAGCGTCGCCCGCTATCTGAGCCAACTTGACACGGCCGACCGGCAAGAGCCGACGGAGGCATTGGCCGCGAAGGTGACGAGGCTTACCGAGAAACTGACGAAGCTGAAGGAGGAAATGAGCAAGCTTGCCGTTTACGAGAAGCAGATGCTTGCTTCGCCTGACCAGCAAATCTCGCTGACCGATCCCGACAGCCGTTCGATGGCGACGAGCGGGCGTGGTTCCGGCGTCGTCGGCTACAACGTGCAGGTCGCGGTGGACACCAAGCACCACCTGATTGTGACGCATGAGGTAACGAACAGCGGCTCAGATCGGGCTCAATTGGCCAATATGGCCAAGCAGGCGAAGGCTGTTCTCCAGACCGAGACGCTCGAGGCTGTTGCCGATCGCGGCTACTTCAGCAGCTTGGAGATCCTCGCATGTCACCAGGCCGGCATCACGGTAACTCTGCCCAAGCCGCAGACGTCGGGTGCCAAGTCAGATGGCCGCTTCGGCAAGCAGGACTTTGTCTATTTGGCAGAGGAGGACGCCTATCGCTGTCCAGCCGGGGAGCAACTGCCATATCGCTTTACGAGCGAGGAGGACGGCAAGCGGCTACGGCGCTACTGGACCACAGCCTGTCAAGATTGTTCGCTTAAATCGCAGTGCACGACAGGGCCAGAGCGGCGGATTCCACGATGGGAGCATGAGCATCTGCTCGAAGCTGTGCAGCAGCGCCTTGATGCAAACCCACAAGCCATGCGCCTGCGTCGCGAGACGGTCGAGCATCCGTTCGGCACGATGAAAGCCCGCATGGGAGCGACACACTTCCTCACCAAAACGCTTCCAAAGGTAGCTGCCGAGATGGCTCTCTCGGTCCTGGCCTATAATCTGACACGGGTTATGAACATCGTCGGGACCAAGCCGCTGATGGCTGCGATCGTGGCCTGAGACCCACTCGGCCTTTGCTCCCAATACCGACGTCCCTATTGCAGACGCGCGCGGCCTATTGCTGCGATCTGCGTTCAAGCAGCCGGTCGCGGACCTCCTCCGATACAAAGCGCTCCGCCCGCTGCCATGCCTCGTCATTGTCACCGCGGAACTGGAAGTACTTTCTGAACACGACGCGCTGGGCTGTTGTATCGATGGCAGCAATCCGCACAACTTGCACCAGCGTGCTTAGCTTGTGAATGATGCCGATAATCAGGGTCTGCGTGCCGGCCTGTGACGCCGCGCGCAGCCGATCGCGCAACGCCGGTCCGTCTATCGGACAATTTAGCGCGCAGGAGGAGGGCACGAGCTCAAAGCGCCGGTCTGCCGTGACGTCGTCCCGCAGCGCGGTCATGAAAGCCCGCAATCGCTTTTCATGCGCGGCCGTCTGATCGGTGGGCTCGTTCGACGTGTCGATATAATTGAAATCGTCGACGGAGACAGCCAAGGCGTGGTCGGCCGTCGCGGCGGATGCATCTGAGATGAGGCTGGATCCGAGGAACAGACTGGTGAACAGGCCGGCTGTGGTAAGAGCGTGCAACAGGGAGGCGTGGCGCATGGCGATGGCTCGATCTCCGTGGCTGAATTGCGGTGCGACTAACCCTTTCCAACCATCAATTGCTGCATTCCCTGCCGCTATCCGGCACCGTCGTTCAGACCAAGTTGCGCCGAAATATCCAAAGCGGATTTGACCAGAAGATTAGAGGTCGCCAGCGGAAAGTCAGCTTACAAGTTAGTCATTCAAGGCTGTTTGAAGTGCTCGCATTGCAAGCGCCGACCAAATACGAGCTGGTCGTCAACCTCAAGACCGCTAAAATGCTCGGCCTCGATCTTCCCGCGGCGCCGCTCGTCCGCGCAGACGAATCGATCGTCTAAGAGACGCAGTTTGCTGCAACGCATGAGTCCGCTTATGGCCCCAGCCGACGTGCCTATTTTGGCCGCCCACGTCGGCTTTCGGGTGGAGAGCTGACTAGGCGCGGATGGGTCGGCGAAGTCGCTTCTTGACCCTGAGCCGACCTGACGAAGCGGATCGTTCCGCAGCTCCATTGCCAGGCCTTCTCTTGGCCCAAGATGGATTGCAAAGACTTCATTGCATTGCTGTCGCTGGCTCAATTCGAGCGAACCATCGTGCGACTGGCTCGGCGGCCAGATCTATCGTACACTCCTTCCAGTTGAGGCTTTCGCGCTATGGCTGGAAAGCGGCGAGTTCCGGGCGGACGCAGGCTGTTGGCGATAATGGCCGCCGACGTCGCGGGCTATTCGCGGCTCATGCACGACGACGAGGAGGGCACGCACAGGTGTCTCACGGCGCTCCTTGACGATGTTATCGAGCCCACGGTGGCAGAGCACGGAGGCCGCATTGTCAAGAACACCGGCGACGGGTTCTTGGCCGAGTTTCCGAGCGCGGTCCAGGCAGTTCGAGCGGCCGCGTGCTTCCAACGCGCTGTTGGCGACCTACAGAAGAATGACGCGAAGGGCAAACGCCTTCTTTTTCGCGTGGGTATCAACATAGGCGATGTCATCGTCGAGCCGAACGATATCTTCGGCGACGGCGTGAATATTGCGGCTCGCCTCGAAGGTATCGCGGAGCCAGGCGGCACCTGCATCGCGTCTTCCGCCTACGATCAGGTCCGCGGCAAGGTCGATATGGCGTTCGAAGACATGGGGCCGCAGACGCTGAAAAACATCGCCGAGCCGATACGTGTCTGGCGCGCAAGGCCATCGGACTCAGAAGTCCCGAAGGACGTACCGGAGCGGCCTATATCCGCTGGCGCGGGCGGCTCGCTGGGTCGAATCCGGGGCCGTCTGAAGCTTGCTGG includes these proteins:
- a CDS encoding serine hydrolase, encoding MANPTPTNAADDTDPERVAPDITNTTPENQAPTFRNQDQVWPHRVIRRGDAVRPLPPHARSLADLTFEVGGVCVGLSDYMARRRTAGLLILKRGEIALERYGMGNGPESRWASMSTAKSITATLVGAALHDGAIGSLDDRCEQYLPRMRGSAYEGVTIRNLLRMCSGVAWREENDADGRSEDYRLGKAMVSRRPGSVLDLLCKLPRAHPQGVVFNYSTGESCLIGALVAAATGQPLADYCAETIWGPAGMEADGHWQLESEGGLELGGLGVSARLRDFGRFGQLVLEDGEAFNGRRVLPPGWRDLAGQPDSAPTGFGQLMPGLPAGYGYHWWVAPHLPGGVNNGAFSANGAYGQIIFVNPAEQVVIAILSAWRQSQDNDAAVEIVAMIRAAVRALRTEPAS
- a CDS encoding DUF2380 domain-containing protein produces the protein MRHASLLHALTTAGLFTSLFLGSSLISDASAATADHALAVSVDDFNYIDTSNEPTDQTAAHEKRLRAFMTALRDDVTADRRFELVPSSCALNCPIDGPALRDRLRAASQAGTQTLIIGIIHKLSTLVQVVRIAAIDTTAQRVVFRKYFQFRGDNDEAWQRAERFVSEEVRDRLLERRSQQ
- a CDS encoding DUF1127 domain-containing protein; this translates as MSTIQGTTELGPTTAKRQVYSPLETYWNAFQEWRKRRRLQTELCRLTDSELMDIGITRGEIDYVASSHSISPDPLRWMSDIGTLR
- a CDS encoding IS1182 family transposase: MRRFVEQADRGQWTLLPECLDDFIDESNPVRVIDVFVDTLDLAEMSFEGVEPAATGRPSYHPSVLLKLYIYGYLNRVQSSRRLEREAGRNVEVMWLLGRLAPDHKTIADFRKDNGLALRRVCARFVELCREMGLLATASVAIDGSKFKAVNNRDKNFTRAKVERRRAQLEESVARYLSQLDTADRQEPTEALAAKVTRLTEKLTKLKEEMSKLAVYEKQMLASPDQQISLTDPDSRSMATSGRGSGVVGYNVQVAVDTKHHLIVTHEVTNSGSDRAQLANMAKQAKAVLQTETLEAVADRGYFSSLEILACHQAGITVTLPKPQTSGAKSDGRFGKQDFVYLAEEDAYRCPAGEQLPYRFTSEEDGKRLRRYWTTACQDCSLKSQCTTGPERRIPRWEHEHLLEAVQQRLDANPQAMRLRRETVEHPFGTMKARMGATHFLTKTLPKVAAEMALSVLAYNLTRVMNIVGTKPLMAAIVA
- a CDS encoding cyclic nucleotide-binding domain-containing protein → MLDRILDAATDNLRFAKILVQMGLDPNNVTWDAIFNRLLEIFLHNITLANMFALVGAIFFVATLLTHTMVPLRVANMIGCAFFAIFGALTGAVTIFLLYLLMIPINAYRLRQMLALVKKARTATQGDMSMEWLKPFMTDRKYRKGDILMKKGDAANEMLLTVTGKFRVIEINVELPPGRLMGELGFLTLDNRRTATIECFEDGRVLTISYEKLLEIYFQNPQFGYYFLVLTSQRLLENLARAEAIIAQNKIAPQTPFAN
- a CDS encoding (Fe-S)-binding protein; protein product: MQPMNDISFETALGERVEDMLDACTRCGKCVEVCPSVKPAGIAAASSDDIISGVLDIVRSGDGPEASRKWAASCMRSGECIKACDYGVNPRFLLAMARLAMAKADSELPDRRSLGVERYRDLSRDVMVLSRLQLDGEVLERLGQKSASVSTPVEAPDFVFYTGCNVLKTPHIALLALDIMDALGITYQVMGGPSHCCGITQLGPGDIEMSGRMGSNTMEKLSHSKSGQVIAWCPSCYVQFTELTLPTIERQRGSRPFEMTPFMQFLDGRLAQLKPHLQRRVEMRVALHRHPGVAGVMEAAAEILGAIPGVELVDLKQPAVGLQSVNVGVLPAFKRELQLNELQAACDAGVDALVAVYHSDHRELCAHERDWPFRIINILEVVGESMGLHQHDRYKQLKIMQDADQIVSECSDLIAQHALDVGKARDVVVKAMLGDQPLPLNRGSRPVEQGASDVASA